One Halobaculum roseum DNA segment encodes these proteins:
- a CDS encoding ABC transporter permease yields MLEATALQRLGIAMASTALALAIGLVVVAAAGYDPVTFLADVFEGAFGDENSIGRTLKFTTMFVLVGVAVAVAFRAGVFNIGVQGQFIVGGFATVVSILWLAPLLPAGTVGGIALLVLGTLAGVVAGGLYAAIPGALKAYGDANEIITTIMLNFIAVGVVGYLVEGPLRGEGNRAPNTARIPEYVSLPSVVFDSPDFSLVGLAVALVVVGVVSVVMIRTRVGYDMVTSGHQEAAATFSGVDAGRTVVTTMAFSGMVAGVAGAVFAIMIQGYYSDPGGVATYGFDAIAVSLLAANNPLGVVPAALLFGGLDSAGTHIGINSDVPPQLIDGIVGLVVLFVAAPELFRMAARRTGLGGERR; encoded by the coding sequence ATGCTGGAGGCGACCGCGCTCCAGCGGCTCGGCATCGCGATGGCCTCGACCGCGCTCGCGCTGGCGATCGGGCTGGTCGTCGTCGCCGCCGCGGGATACGACCCCGTGACGTTCCTCGCGGACGTGTTCGAGGGCGCCTTCGGCGACGAGAACTCGATCGGGCGGACGCTGAAGTTCACGACGATGTTCGTTCTCGTCGGCGTCGCCGTCGCGGTCGCGTTCCGCGCGGGCGTGTTCAACATCGGCGTTCAGGGGCAGTTCATCGTCGGCGGCTTCGCCACCGTCGTCTCCATCCTCTGGCTCGCGCCGCTGCTCCCCGCCGGCACCGTCGGCGGCATCGCGCTGCTCGTGCTCGGAACGCTCGCGGGCGTCGTCGCCGGCGGCCTCTACGCCGCGATCCCGGGCGCACTGAAGGCGTACGGCGACGCCAACGAGATCATCACGACGATCATGCTGAACTTCATCGCGGTCGGCGTCGTCGGCTACCTCGTCGAGGGGCCGCTCCGCGGCGAGGGGAACCGTGCGCCCAACACCGCCCGCATCCCGGAGTACGTGTCGCTCCCGTCGGTCGTCTTCGACAGCCCCGACTTCTCGCTCGTGGGCCTCGCGGTCGCGCTCGTGGTCGTCGGGGTCGTCTCGGTCGTCATGATCCGCACGCGGGTCGGGTACGACATGGTGACGAGCGGCCACCAGGAGGCGGCCGCGACGTTCTCCGGCGTCGACGCCGGGCGGACCGTCGTCACGACGATGGCGTTCTCGGGGATGGTCGCCGGCGTCGCCGGCGCGGTCTTCGCGATCATGATCCAGGGCTACTACAGCGACCCGGGCGGCGTCGCGACGTACGGCTTCGACGCCATCGCGGTCAGCCTGCTCGCGGCGAACAACCCGCTGGGCGTCGTCCCCGCCGCCCTGCTGTTCGGCGGGCTCGACTCGGCGGGGACCCACATCGGCATCAACAGCGACGTACCCCCGCAGCTGATCGACGGGATCGTCGGGCTCGTCGTCCTGTTCGTGGCCGCCCCGGAGCTGTTTCGGATGGCCGCCCGGCGGACGGGCCTCGGGGGTGAGCGCCGATGA
- a CDS encoding ABC transporter ATP-binding protein — translation MTDNAGPPAVRLDGITKRFGDVVANDGVDFTLERGSVHALLGENGSGKTTLMSVLYGLYDQDEGTIVVDGEERTFDSPRDAMDAGVGMIHQHFQLVGPMTVLQNVILGHEPTENGFVDESDAREDIEAICDRYGFDVDEHLDERVVDLDLGVRQRVEIVKSLYRGAEILVLDEPTAVLTPQEVEGLVDVMTDLAADGRSLVFITHKLDEALSVADEVTVLRDGEAVGTVDAATTTEQELARMMVGREVLFDRRPRETAPGDPILRTEGLRVTGDRGLEQVTDVDLTVREGEVLGIAGVQGNGQTELVEAITGLRSVDSGTVSFDGEDVTGLSRRERIRSGIVYIPEDRQTEGLVQDYDLVRNALLGNQTVEPYVERGFIDWPAVREHAADIVDEYDVQPPTVESEAASLSGGNQQKFIVGREIEHDPDVIVASHPTRGVDIGSIEFIHDRLLDRREEGLAVLLVSSKLEEIRKLSDRIAVMYEGEFIDTVDPETVTEEELGLLMAGRRLDGADAADGVGDEGGAGDADDTSDAGSPDATAEAGESDDGSATASDSEVER, via the coding sequence ATGACCGATAACGCGGGACCGCCCGCCGTCCGGCTCGACGGCATCACGAAACGCTTCGGCGACGTCGTCGCCAACGACGGGGTCGACTTCACGCTCGAACGGGGCTCTGTTCACGCGCTCCTCGGCGAGAACGGCTCGGGCAAGACGACGCTGATGAGCGTCCTCTACGGGCTGTACGACCAGGACGAGGGGACCATTGTCGTCGACGGCGAGGAACGGACGTTCGACTCCCCGCGGGACGCGATGGACGCCGGTGTCGGCATGATCCACCAGCACTTCCAGCTCGTGGGGCCGATGACCGTCCTCCAGAACGTGATCCTCGGCCACGAGCCGACCGAGAACGGCTTCGTCGACGAGTCGGACGCGCGCGAGGACATCGAGGCGATCTGCGACCGGTACGGCTTCGACGTCGACGAACACCTCGACGAGCGCGTCGTCGACCTCGACCTCGGCGTGCGCCAGCGCGTCGAGATCGTCAAGAGCCTCTACCGGGGCGCGGAGATCCTCGTCCTCGACGAGCCGACGGCGGTGCTCACGCCCCAGGAGGTCGAGGGCCTCGTCGACGTGATGACCGACCTCGCCGCCGACGGCCGGTCGCTCGTGTTCATCACGCACAAGCTCGACGAGGCGCTGTCGGTCGCCGACGAGGTCACGGTCCTGCGCGACGGCGAGGCCGTCGGCACCGTCGACGCGGCCACCACGACCGAGCAGGAACTCGCCCGGATGATGGTCGGGCGCGAGGTGCTGTTCGACCGTCGCCCCCGCGAGACGGCGCCCGGCGACCCGATCCTCCGGACCGAGGGGCTCCGGGTCACGGGCGACCGCGGGCTCGAACAGGTGACCGACGTCGACCTCACGGTCCGCGAGGGCGAAGTCCTCGGGATCGCCGGGGTTCAGGGCAATGGCCAGACGGAACTGGTCGAGGCGATCACCGGGCTCCGGTCGGTCGACTCGGGAACCGTCAGCTTCGACGGCGAGGACGTCACCGGGCTGAGCCGCCGCGAGCGCATCCGCTCGGGGATCGTCTACATCCCGGAGGACCGCCAGACGGAGGGGCTGGTCCAGGACTACGACCTCGTTCGGAACGCGCTGCTGGGCAACCAGACCGTCGAGCCGTACGTCGAGCGAGGATTCATCGACTGGCCGGCGGTCCGCGAGCACGCGGCCGACATCGTCGACGAGTACGACGTCCAGCCGCCGACCGTCGAGTCGGAGGCCGCGTCGCTGTCGGGCGGCAACCAGCAGAAGTTCATCGTCGGTCGCGAGATCGAACACGACCCCGATGTCATCGTCGCCTCCCATCCGACCCGCGGCGTCGACATCGGCTCGATCGAGTTCATCCACGACCGACTGCTCGACCGCCGCGAGGAGGGGCTCGCGGTGCTGCTCGTCTCCTCGAAGCTGGAGGAGATACGGAAGTTATCGGACCGCATCGCGGTGATGTACGAGGGCGAGTTCATCGACACCGTCGACCCCGAGACCGTGACCGAGGAGGAACTCGGCCTGCTGATGGCCGGGCGTCGCCTCGACGGTGCCGACGCCGCCGACGGCGTGGGCGACGAGGGCGGCGCGGGCGACGCCGACGACACGAGCGACGCCGGTAGCCCGGACGCGACGGCCGAGGCCGGGGAGTCCGACGACGGGTCCGCGACCGCTTCGGACTCCGAGGTGGAACGGTGA
- a CDS encoding ABC transporter permease, with protein MSVAGYVERNRLGIGGAVATILAALALAVAFDLPVESIVTVGFVERSLQAATPIALAAIGGLYAEKSGVFNIGLEGFMILGAANAAAFVWLIGGESPTQGDLWLAIVAAVLVSLVYTLLFAVLLVRYRADQIVAGLAVWFIGLGFGPFSAVLIWGNRNSPGLVSVNDLTVPVLADVPVLGPILFDTSPLVLATAVVAVVAWVFLYRTRYGYWIQAAGENPEALDTAGVNVRRVRYASVLFSGAMAGLAGAVLFAHAGSFTGTGDTMVNGRGWIGIVAYLFGNYNPVGAAAAALLFGGLDMLQIQFQTAGIELPNRLVNLFPYVAVVIVLTVWGSTRMPSAVGESYETEE; from the coding sequence ATGAGCGTCGCCGGCTACGTCGAGCGCAACCGGCTCGGGATCGGCGGCGCCGTCGCGACGATCCTGGCGGCGCTGGCACTGGCGGTCGCGTTCGACCTGCCGGTCGAGAGCATCGTGACGGTCGGGTTCGTCGAGCGGTCGCTCCAGGCGGCCACGCCCATCGCGCTGGCGGCCATCGGCGGGCTGTACGCCGAGAAGAGCGGCGTGTTCAACATCGGCCTCGAGGGGTTCATGATCCTCGGGGCGGCGAACGCGGCGGCGTTCGTCTGGCTCATCGGCGGCGAGTCGCCGACGCAGGGCGACCTCTGGCTCGCCATCGTCGCCGCGGTCCTGGTGAGCCTGGTGTACACGCTGCTGTTCGCCGTGCTGCTCGTCCGGTACCGGGCCGACCAGATCGTCGCCGGGCTCGCCGTCTGGTTCATCGGGCTCGGGTTCGGGCCGTTCTCGGCGGTGCTGATCTGGGGCAACCGGAACAGCCCCGGGCTGGTGAGCGTGAACGACCTGACGGTGCCGGTGCTCGCGGACGTGCCGGTTCTCGGGCCGATCCTCTTCGATACCTCGCCGCTGGTGCTCGCCACGGCCGTCGTCGCCGTCGTCGCCTGGGTGTTCCTGTACCGGACCCGGTACGGCTACTGGATCCAGGCCGCCGGCGAGAACCCCGAGGCGCTGGACACCGCCGGGGTGAACGTCAGGCGCGTGCGTTACGCGTCGGTGCTGTTCTCCGGGGCGATGGCCGGCCTCGCCGGCGCGGTGCTGTTCGCCCACGCGGGGTCGTTTACCGGCACCGGCGACACGATGGTCAACGGCCGCGGCTGGATCGGCATCGTCGCGTACCTGTTCGGCAACTACAACCCCGTCGGCGCGGCCGCGGCCGCGCTGCTGTTCGGCGGGCTGGACATGCTGCAGATCCAGTTCCAGACGGCCGGGATCGAGCTGCCGAACCGGCTCGTGAACCTGTTCCCGTACGTGGCGGTCGTGATCGTGTTGACCGTCTGGGGCTCCACGCGGATGCCCTCGGCGGTCGGCGAGTCCTACGAGACGGAGGAGTGA
- the engB gene encoding GTP-binding protein EngB — translation MTFEGRPNRDAEVVLVGRSNVGKSTLMRELTGHDVSTGKKPGVTRRPNHFDWTGQSFMFTDLPGFGFMSGVEEEQREAIKTDVVRYVEDNADSIIAGVLVVDGKSVIDIIDRHSDTGEIPHDVELFGFLQDVDVAPVVAVNKMDKVDDRDERLNELCDRLGLYPPWQQWSGEGGTIAPITAKNGSIEPLKEALRGHFREAKRDDLLQFVK, via the coding sequence ATGACCTTCGAGGGGCGGCCGAACCGGGACGCCGAGGTGGTGCTCGTCGGGCGCTCGAACGTCGGCAAGTCGACGCTGATGCGCGAGCTGACCGGCCACGACGTGTCCACGGGCAAGAAGCCGGGCGTCACGCGCCGGCCGAACCACTTCGACTGGACCGGCCAGTCGTTCATGTTCACCGACCTGCCCGGCTTCGGGTTCATGTCCGGCGTCGAGGAGGAGCAACGGGAGGCGATCAAGACGGACGTGGTCCGCTACGTCGAGGACAACGCCGACTCGATCATCGCGGGCGTGCTCGTCGTCGACGGGAAGTCGGTGATCGACATCATCGACCGCCACAGCGACACGGGCGAGATCCCCCACGACGTGGAGCTGTTCGGGTTCCTGCAGGACGTGGACGTGGCGCCGGTCGTCGCGGTGAACAAGATGGACAAGGTGGACGACCGCGACGAGCGCCTGAACGAGCTGTGCGACCGGCTGGGGCTGTACCCGCCGTGGCAGCAGTGGTCGGGCGAGGGCGGCACGATCGCGCCGATCACCGCCAAGAACGGGAGCATCGAGCCGCTGAAGGAGGCGCTGCGCGGGCACTTCCGGGAGGCGAAGCGCGACGACCTGCTGCAGTTCGTGAAGTAG
- a CDS encoding BMP family lipoprotein, translating into MRNPDGDTTDDVSRSEPSRRSVDRRTLLSSGAAVLGGTVLAGCTGGGGNGDDGNGDDGNGDGGGSGDGGGNGDDGGNGGDDGGDGGDNGGETTNVAIVSSPAGFDDNAFNDLALEGLQSAAEEYDIEINEVEETEQAQYQSTQSELAASGDYDLIVLVSYNHTEALTQNAVDYPDQNWMLINDHVDEPNVAGYTWANHEMSYLAGVLGGTMTTEELSHEGSETSPDSAQIGFVGGVDGSLINAFERSYVAGAEWVNSDVEVNVGYIGDYTDTDTAADIASSQYDDGADIVYHAAAAAGRGVFEAAQSNGRFAIGVDADQSVTLPDFQDVIIGSAVKYINEGTREVAVAVAEGNFESVTGPNTLGLEEEGVDCVIGQAFEGELPDAVSQNLDEAKQGIVDGDIDVPCTASGCN; encoded by the coding sequence ATGAGAAATCCCGACGGTGACACCACGGACGACGTATCGCGTTCCGAGCCCTCCCGCCGTTCGGTCGACCGCCGCACCCTCCTCTCGTCGGGCGCGGCAGTCCTCGGCGGGACGGTCCTCGCCGGCTGTACGGGCGGCGGCGGGAACGGCGACGACGGAAACGGCGACGACGGAAACGGCGACGGCGGCGGGAGCGGTGACGGCGGCGGGAACGGCGACGACGGCGGCAACGGCGGCGACGATGGGGGCGACGGCGGCGACAATGGAGGCGAGACGACGAACGTCGCCATCGTCTCCAGCCCGGCGGGGTTCGACGACAACGCGTTCAACGACCTCGCGCTGGAGGGGCTCCAGTCCGCCGCCGAGGAGTACGACATCGAGATCAACGAGGTCGAGGAGACCGAGCAGGCCCAGTACCAGTCGACGCAGTCGGAACTGGCCGCCAGCGGCGACTACGACCTCATCGTGCTGGTGTCGTACAACCACACGGAGGCGCTCACCCAGAACGCCGTCGACTACCCCGACCAGAACTGGATGCTGATCAACGACCACGTCGACGAGCCGAACGTGGCCGGCTACACGTGGGCCAACCACGAGATGTCGTACCTCGCGGGCGTGCTCGGCGGGACGATGACGACCGAGGAGCTCTCACACGAGGGGAGCGAGACGAGCCCCGATTCCGCCCAGATCGGCTTCGTCGGCGGGGTCGACGGGTCGCTCATCAACGCCTTCGAGCGCTCGTACGTCGCCGGCGCCGAGTGGGTCAACTCCGACGTCGAGGTCAACGTCGGCTACATCGGCGACTACACCGACACCGACACCGCGGCCGACATCGCCAGCTCGCAGTACGACGACGGCGCCGACATCGTCTACCACGCCGCCGCCGCCGCGGGCCGGGGGGTCTTCGAGGCCGCCCAGAGCAACGGCCGCTTCGCCATCGGCGTCGACGCCGACCAGTCCGTGACGCTCCCGGACTTCCAGGACGTCATCATCGGCTCGGCGGTCAAGTACATCAACGAGGGGACCCGCGAGGTCGCCGTCGCCGTCGCGGAGGGGAACTTCGAGTCGGTCACCGGTCCGAACACACTCGGGCTGGAGGAGGAGGGCGTCGACTGCGTCATCGGCCAGGCGTTCGAGGGCGAGCTTCCCGACGCCGTCTCGCAGAACCTCGACGAGGCCAAGCAGGGAATCGTCGACGGCGACATCGACGTTCCCTGTACCGCCTCCGGCTGCAACTGA